One region of Oxalobacteraceae bacterium OTU3CAMAD1 genomic DNA includes:
- the xapA gene encoding xanthosine phosphorylase, whose amino-acid sequence MSNNSPFQAAEIIRARIPADFKPRVAMILGSGLGVLAEQMTDAVTISFNELPGFPISTVHGHAGELVIGTLSGVAVVCMKGRGHVYEGYGLGVMTSAVRTMKLLGCEMLFVTNAAGSLRTEVDAGALVALTDHINFMPGTPMMGPNDERFGPRFFSMANAYDADLRALLKASAEEKKVTLHEGVYIAYAGPNFETPAEIRAFKTLGADVVGMSVVPEVVSARHCGLKVVGVSAITNLAEGLSPFPLSHEQTLKYAAIAATSLIEVILGFLANVAKTPQA is encoded by the coding sequence ATGTCTAATAATTCCCCATTCCAGGCCGCCGAAATCATCCGCGCGCGCATTCCTGCGGATTTCAAGCCGCGCGTCGCCATGATCCTGGGTTCCGGCCTGGGCGTGCTGGCCGAGCAGATGACCGACGCGGTCACCATCAGCTTCAACGAACTGCCGGGCTTCCCGATCAGCACCGTGCACGGTCACGCCGGTGAACTGGTGATCGGCACCTTGTCCGGCGTGGCGGTGGTGTGCATGAAGGGCCGTGGCCACGTCTACGAGGGCTATGGCTTGGGCGTGATGACCAGCGCCGTGCGCACCATGAAGCTGCTGGGCTGCGAGATGCTGTTCGTGACCAACGCCGCCGGTTCGCTGCGCACCGAAGTCGACGCGGGCGCGCTGGTCGCGCTGACCGACCATATCAACTTCATGCCCGGCACGCCGATGATGGGTCCCAACGACGAGCGTTTCGGTCCGCGCTTCTTCAGCATGGCCAACGCCTACGACGCCGACCTGCGCGCGCTGCTGAAGGCTTCCGCCGAAGAGAAGAAGGTCACCTTGCACGAAGGCGTGTACATCGCCTACGCCGGCCCGAACTTCGAGACCCCGGCCGAAATCCGCGCCTTCAAGACGCTGGGCGCCGACGTCGTCGGCATGTCGGTGGTGCCGGAGGTGGTCTCGGCCCGTCATTGCGGCCTGAAAGTGGTCGGCGTGTCCGCCATCACCAACCTGGCCGAAGGCCTGTCGCCGTTCCCGCTGTCGCACGAGCAGACCTTGAAGTACGCGGCCATCGCCGCGACGTCGCTGATTGAAGTCATCCTCGGCTTCCTGGCCAACGTGGCCAAAACACCGCAGGCATAA
- the deoC gene encoding deoxyribose-phosphate aldolase, producing the protein MSVITDFKRNEAVPLDLGWINHIHINKSAADRRAASLANRRTVKKEYQAAWLVKAIGLIDLTTLSGDDTPGRVERLCMKAMRPLRADLVEALGLQDVKLATGAVCVYHEMIKPAVQVLQGRLPIAAVSTGFPAGLTSMETKVREIELSVAAGASEIDIVITRQHVLTGNWQALYDEMVAYRQACGEAHVKAILATGELVTLENVAKASWVCMMAGADFIKTSTGKEPVNATIPVSLTMVRAIRDYHEQTGFKIGYKPAGGVGTAKAALQYLTLMKEELGNEWLEPHLFRIGASSLLTDIERQLEHYVTGNYSAAHRHAQP; encoded by the coding sequence ATGAGCGTAATTACTGATTTCAAACGTAACGAAGCGGTCCCGCTGGACCTGGGCTGGATCAACCATATCCACATCAACAAGAGCGCGGCCGACCGCCGCGCCGCCAGCCTGGCCAACCGCCGCACGGTCAAGAAGGAATATCAGGCCGCGTGGCTGGTCAAGGCCATCGGCCTGATCGACCTGACCACCTTGTCCGGCGACGACACCCCAGGCCGCGTCGAGCGCCTGTGCATGAAGGCCATGCGTCCGCTCCGCGCGGACCTGGTCGAGGCCCTTGGCCTGCAGGACGTCAAGCTGGCCACCGGCGCCGTCTGCGTGTACCACGAGATGATCAAGCCGGCGGTGCAGGTGCTGCAAGGCCGCCTGCCGATCGCCGCCGTGTCGACCGGCTTCCCGGCCGGCTTGACCAGCATGGAAACCAAGGTGCGCGAGATCGAATTGTCGGTTGCCGCCGGCGCCAGCGAGATCGATATCGTCATCACCCGCCAGCATGTGTTGACGGGTAACTGGCAGGCGCTGTACGACGAGATGGTGGCTTACCGCCAGGCTTGCGGCGAAGCGCACGTCAAGGCCATCCTGGCGACCGGTGAACTGGTCACCCTGGAAAACGTGGCCAAGGCGTCGTGGGTCTGCATGATGGCCGGCGCGGACTTCATCAAGACCTCGACCGGCAAGGAGCCGGTCAACGCGACGATTCCCGTCTCGCTGACGATGGTGCGCGCGATCCGCGACTACCACGAGCAGACCGGTTTCAAGATCGGCTACAAGCCTGCGGGCGGCGTCGGCACGGCCAAGGCCGCGCTGCAGTACCTGACCCTGATGAAGGAGGAGCTGGGCAACGAGTGGCTGGAGCCGCACCTGTTCCGCATCGGCGCATCCAGCCTGCTGACCGACATCGAGCGTCAGCTTGAGCACTACGTGACCGGGAACTACTCGGCCGCTCATCGCCACGCACAACCTTAA
- a CDS encoding phosphopentomutase, with translation MKRAFILLLDSFGLGATPDAAKYNDVGANTFGHIAAWAAKTGKPMSLPTMEKLGLAAAAHAASGEWAEGFSQRDGFTAAYGAARERSTGKDTQSGHWEIAGVPVEFDWGYFPKTVPSFPAELTSKLQELTGVPGFLGDCHASGTEIINKHGDEHVATGKLIIYTSADSVLQIAAHEESFGLERLYEVCEIAFKLVEPYNIGRVIARPFTGANGNYTRTTNRHDYAVAPPAPTLLDHVKNDGGEVIALGKISDIFATQGVSRLVKGKDNMALFDALMKVEKEAGDKSLTFVNFVDFDQAFGHRRDVTGYSNALHEMDARLPEFIAQLKEGDLVVITADHGCDPTWPGSDHTREHIPMIFFGPGVKAQQLPISETFSDIGQTLAHHLGVKPLSHGSNLL, from the coding sequence ATGAAACGCGCATTTATCCTGCTGCTGGACTCCTTCGGTCTGGGCGCCACGCCCGACGCAGCCAAATACAACGACGTTGGCGCCAACACGTTCGGCCACATCGCCGCCTGGGCCGCCAAGACCGGCAAGCCGATGTCGCTGCCGACGATGGAAAAACTGGGCCTGGCCGCCGCCGCCCATGCCGCCAGCGGCGAATGGGCCGAGGGCTTCTCGCAGCGCGACGGCTTCACCGCCGCCTACGGCGCCGCGCGCGAGCGCTCGACCGGCAAGGACACGCAGTCCGGCCACTGGGAAATCGCCGGCGTGCCGGTGGAATTCGACTGGGGCTACTTCCCGAAGACGGTGCCGTCGTTCCCGGCCGAGTTGACCAGCAAGCTGCAGGAGCTGACCGGCGTGCCGGGCTTCCTGGGCGACTGCCACGCCTCCGGCACGGAAATCATCAACAAGCATGGTGATGAACATGTCGCCACTGGCAAGCTGATTATCTACACCTCGGCCGACTCGGTGCTGCAGATCGCCGCGCACGAGGAGTCGTTCGGCCTGGAGCGCCTGTACGAAGTGTGCGAGATCGCCTTCAAACTGGTCGAGCCGTACAACATCGGCCGCGTGATCGCGCGTCCGTTCACGGGCGCCAACGGCAACTACACCCGTACCACCAACCGTCACGACTACGCCGTCGCGCCGCCGGCGCCCACCTTGCTGGACCACGTGAAGAACGATGGCGGCGAAGTCATCGCCCTCGGCAAGATCAGCGACATCTTCGCCACCCAGGGTGTCTCGCGCCTGGTCAAGGGCAAGGACAACATGGCGCTGTTCGACGCGCTGATGAAGGTGGAAAAGGAAGCAGGCGACAAGTCGCTGACGTTCGTGAACTTCGTCGACTTCGACCAGGCCTTCGGCCACCGCCGCGACGTCACCGGCTACTCGAACGCGCTGCACGAGATGGACGCGCGCCTGCCCGAGTTCATCGCCCAGTTGAAAGAGGGCGACCTGGTGGTGATCACCGCCGACCATGGCTGCGATCCGACCTGGCCGGGCTCCGACCACACCCGCGAGCATATTCCGATGATCTTCTTCGGTCCGGGCGTGAAGGCGCAACAGCTGCCTATCTCCGAAACCTTCTCCGACATCGGCCAGACCCTGGCCCACCACCTCGGCGTGAAACCACTTTCCCACGGAAGCAATCTGTTATGA